One Methanobacterium bryantii genomic window carries:
- the ahaH gene encoding ATP synthase archaeal subunit H, translating to MMSISEAITTIKKAENDADKLIEDAKQRSSKMKEEAKEKAEVLIKKAKDEAHEETGDIIFKAEDEAKKETLQISKEADEKINKTKNQAAGKVDEAVDVIVKNIL from the coding sequence ATGATGTCGATATCTGAAGCTATTACGACAATTAAAAAGGCAGAAAATGATGCCGATAAACTAATAGAGGATGCAAAGCAAAGATCCTCTAAAATGAAAGAAGAAGCGAAAGAAAAAGCAGAGGTGCTTATTAAAAAAGCTAAAGACGAAGCTCATGAAGAAACTGGTGATATAATCTTTAAAGCAGAAGATGAAGCTAAAAAAGAAACTCTCCAAATATCAAAAGAAGCTGACGAGAAAATAAATAAAACTAAAAATCAGGCTGCAGGTAAAGTTGATGAAGCTGTAGACGTTATAGTTAAAAATATACTATAG
- a CDS encoding citryl-CoA lyase produces the protein MAIGRETIENLLKLGNPKWKTSITSVEPNKLKTRGYPQEDLIGNISFPEMVYLLIKGELPPKSESKMFEAVLTSFCDHSVTPPSTQAARIIASTGSPMHACVSGGLLAFGKHHAGAIENAMKTLQEGVKRSHGDIEATAREMVDEFLESGDKIPGFGHRYHNEDPRARKLIELAKEYGCSGIHTELALTIQSILLEEKGIRMNIDGANAGILSDMGFDWTIGTGIFMIGRLPALVAHIYEEQTREAPFRKLFDTEEIYYDGIDERRIIKEDEK, from the coding sequence ATGGCAATTGGAAGAGAAACAATAGAAAACCTACTTAAACTTGGTAATCCCAAATGGAAGACCAGCATAACAAGCGTTGAACCAAATAAACTTAAAACTAGAGGATACCCGCAGGAGGATCTTATAGGAAATATATCTTTTCCTGAAATGGTTTATTTGCTCATAAAAGGAGAATTACCACCCAAAAGTGAATCCAAAATGTTTGAGGCAGTCTTAACTTCCTTTTGTGATCATAGTGTAACACCCCCAAGTACTCAGGCTGCAAGAATTATTGCATCTACAGGATCTCCAATGCACGCCTGTGTTTCAGGCGGGCTTTTAGCCTTTGGGAAACACCATGCAGGAGCCATAGAGAATGCCATGAAAACACTTCAAGAAGGCGTTAAACGATCACATGGAGACATAGAAGCAACTGCCAGAGAAATGGTAGATGAATTTTTAGAAAGTGGAGATAAAATACCTGGTTTCGGCCACAGATACCACAATGAAGATCCACGGGCTCGCAAACTTATAGAACTTGCCAAAGAATACGGATGTTCAGGAATACACACTGAACTTGCACTTACAATTCAAAGTATTCTTTTAGAAGAAAAAGGAATTAGAATGAATATCGACGGGGCCAATGCAGGCATATTGTCAGATATGGGTTTCGATTGGACTATTGGAACTGGAATATTCATGATTGGGAGACTTCCCGCTCTCGTTGCGCATATATATGAAGAACAAACCAGAGAAGCTCCTTTCAGAAAATTATTCGACACAGAAGAGATTTACTATGACGGCATTGATGAACGCAGGATAATAAAAGAGGATGAAAAGTAA
- a CDS encoding fumarate hydratase: MEIINLIRDAVIEASTTFRKDQFDAYKRALDMETNENTSWMLELLIENAEIANKNKVPLCDDTGIPHVLVEIGENVSLPANFFEDIKLGIEKGLTELPARPMAVRGNGIERIEQSKGLYTDPAKLTPPSFILDKTEADGVNIHVLMLGGGPEIRASTYRVFHKRDNRKVFNEVKTWMKSEVKMLGCTPCIPSVGIGRTHFEASSLMIKAMAYGNLNEQSKIEEEITESINSSKVGALGIGGSVTALGSFVKIGPQRASGVRILSMRPCCCVEPRRSSVFLHSSILE; encoded by the coding sequence ATGGAAATAATTAATTTAATCAGAGATGCAGTAATTGAAGCAAGTACAACTTTCAGGAAGGATCAATTTGATGCGTATAAAAGAGCACTTGACATGGAAACTAATGAAAACACTTCATGGATGCTTGAATTACTCATAGAAAATGCAGAGATAGCAAATAAAAATAAAGTTCCTCTTTGTGATGATACAGGTATTCCGCATGTTTTAGTGGAAATTGGAGAAAATGTCAGCCTACCTGCAAATTTCTTCGAAGATATAAAACTTGGAATAGAAAAAGGCCTTACTGAACTCCCTGCAAGACCTATGGCCGTACGGGGCAATGGTATTGAACGGATAGAACAGAGCAAAGGACTGTATACTGATCCTGCAAAACTCACCCCTCCATCATTTATACTTGATAAAACTGAAGCAGATGGTGTGAATATTCATGTTTTAATGTTAGGTGGAGGCCCCGAGATTAGGGCAAGCACATATAGAGTTTTCCATAAGAGGGATAATAGAAAAGTATTTAATGAAGTTAAAACATGGATGAAATCAGAGGTCAAAATGCTGGGGTGCACACCATGCATCCCCTCCGTAGGCATTGGTAGAACTCATTTTGAAGCTTCGTCATTGATGATAAAAGCAATGGCATACGGAAATTTAAACGAACAATCCAAAATAGAAGAGGAAATAACAGAATCCATAAATAGTTCTAAAGTAGGGGCACTTGGAATTGGCGGTTCTGTAACTGCACTCGGATCTTTTGTTAAAATAGGTCCACAAAGGGCAAGCGGTGTTAGAATTTTATCTATGAGACCCTGCTGCTGCGTGGAACCACGGAGATCGTCAGTATTCCTCCATTCCTCAATTCTGGAGTGA
- a CDS encoding peptidase, producing the protein MMQTKEFLKTIGIENNNLRVSKKRFPDGSQYRFEVPGIQKPGAMAALIDATDKYGVEIHRVTQTKGIMLLTDYEIEQMIDIAQDANVELFLSVGPRATYDTSASAKTKEGMRIGYRLRGYENLVYAIEDVKRAVDLGVRGIVVYDEGLLWTLGKMRDEGELPKDTHFKVSAHTGHGNPASAKLLQEIGADSFNPVRDLQIPMIASIRNAIDISIDLHTENPQSSGGFIRHYEVPDMIKYAAPVYLKTGGAVAGHHGWDTTETQAAERIRQVSLVQDMINRYYDDAVMSGKGASDLAIPK; encoded by the coding sequence ATGATGCAGACTAAAGAGTTTCTTAAAACTATTGGAATAGAAAATAATAATTTGAGAGTATCAAAAAAGAGGTTTCCAGATGGTTCACAGTACAGGTTCGAAGTTCCGGGGATTCAAAAACCCGGTGCAATGGCCGCCCTTATTGACGCTACAGATAAGTATGGCGTCGAAATCCACAGGGTAACACAGACTAAAGGGATAATGCTCCTTACAGATTATGAAATAGAACAGATGATAGACATCGCCCAAGATGCAAATGTAGAACTTTTCTTAAGCGTTGGGCCGCGTGCAACCTATGATACAAGTGCATCTGCAAAAACAAAAGAAGGCATGAGAATTGGTTACCGGTTGAGGGGATATGAAAACCTCGTATATGCAATAGAAGATGTTAAAAGAGCAGTAGATCTAGGAGTTAGAGGAATCGTAGTTTATGATGAGGGGCTTCTCTGGACACTTGGAAAAATGAGGGATGAAGGTGAACTCCCAAAGGATACTCATTTTAAAGTATCTGCCCACACAGGACATGGAAACCCTGCTTCTGCAAAGTTACTGCAAGAAATTGGAGCGGATTCATTTAATCCAGTAAGAGATCTGCAGATACCCATGATCGCATCAATAAGGAATGCAATTGACATTTCTATCGATCTCCATACAGAAAATCCCCAGTCATCAGGCGGATTTATAAGACACTACGAAGTCCCGGATATGATAAAATATGCAGCGCCAGTTTATCTCAAAACAGGCGGAGCAGTAGCTGGACATCATGGATGGGACACAACAGAAACTCAAGCTGCAGAACGTATAAGGCAGGTTTCACTTGTTCAAGACATGATAAATAGATACTATGATGATGCAGTAATGTCCGGGAAAGGCGCATCAGACTTAGCAATCCCCAAATAA
- a CDS encoding MmgE/PrpD family protein — translation MITGKFTDFITGTHHKKVPKQAIDQAKLCFLDFLGVTLRGSKTRSSIAINNIVKEDSESTIIGHKKANILDSALANGIAAHCLDLDDGHRFAQMHPGACVIPAALSTCEASNKNGKEFINSIIAGYEVAISLGILVNPEHRNKGFHSTGTCGTFGATAAACYALNLDKKETLNALGLAGTQAAGLLESDHSGSMGKHLHAGKAAHTGVLSALLAKKGFTGASSIIDGKEGFISAMVNGDIKNKKLEIGNFHIQDVYFKKYPVCRHLHSTIDAAFCILNKNSIETDDIQKIIVKTYKIAANHDNYDPKTKEAIRQSLPVSLAIAVRNGNLSLDDLKTDDEIAKISSKIVTECDENLDESYPYKRSSNVIIQTEDHSYSECVDLPKGEPENQFTLNELMEKFIELNPEISADILEIINNLENYNMKELMIALDNEFKMTK, via the coding sequence ATGATAACAGGAAAATTTACAGATTTTATTACTGGAACCCACCATAAAAAAGTCCCTAAACAAGCCATAGATCAGGCAAAACTCTGTTTTTTAGACTTTTTAGGGGTAACCCTCAGGGGATCTAAAACCAGAAGCTCAATTGCAATAAATAATATTGTAAAAGAAGACAGTGAATCAACTATCATTGGCCATAAAAAAGCCAATATTCTTGATTCTGCTCTTGCAAATGGGATAGCTGCACACTGCCTTGATTTAGATGACGGACACAGATTTGCCCAGATGCATCCCGGAGCCTGTGTTATACCTGCAGCATTGTCAACATGTGAAGCCTCTAACAAAAATGGAAAAGAATTTATAAACTCAATCATTGCAGGCTACGAAGTTGCAATTTCCCTTGGAATTCTTGTAAACCCAGAACATCGAAATAAAGGATTTCATAGTACTGGAACCTGTGGAACGTTTGGAGCTACAGCTGCTGCATGCTACGCACTAAACCTTGACAAAAAAGAGACATTAAATGCCCTCGGACTTGCAGGAACCCAGGCAGCTGGTCTTTTAGAATCAGACCATTCTGGATCAATGGGAAAACATCTACATGCAGGAAAAGCCGCACATACAGGAGTTTTATCGGCGCTTCTTGCAAAAAAGGGATTTACCGGCGCTTCCTCAATCATCGATGGAAAAGAAGGGTTTATATCCGCAATGGTAAATGGTGATATTAAGAATAAGAAACTGGAAATAGGAAATTTCCATATTCAGGATGTATATTTCAAAAAATACCCAGTATGCAGACATTTACACTCTACAATCGATGCTGCTTTCTGTATTTTAAATAAAAACAGTATCGAAACAGATGATATACAAAAAATAATCGTTAAGACATATAAAATTGCTGCAAACCATGATAATTATGATCCAAAAACAAAAGAAGCTATAAGGCAAAGTTTACCTGTAAGTCTTGCAATAGCGGTGCGAAATGGAAATTTAAGTCTTGATGACTTGAAAACAGATGATGAAATAGCAAAAATTTCCAGTAAAATTGTTACCGAATGTGATGAGAATCTGGATGAATCATACCCTTATAAAAGATCATCAAACGTAATAATCCAAACTGAAGATCACTCCTACAGTGAATGTGTTGATTTACCAAAAGGAGAACCAGAAAACCAGTTTACCTTGAATGAATTAATGGAAAAATTCATCGAGTTGAATCCAGAAATATCTGCTGATATTTTAGAAATAATAAATAATTTAGAAAATTATAACATGAAAGAATTGATGATTGCACTGGATAATGAATTTAAAATGACTAAATAA
- a CDS encoding response regulator yields MSDLEFTKILLVEDNPADIRLFKEAFKESNFQNEFYSVKNSSDANNFLNRQEKYTNVPKPDIILLDINIPPTGGFDVLKKVKTNDHLKLIPVIIISASRNERDMLCAYHYHANAFIVKPSDYNSFIKFFDSLGDFWINWARLPGEMEI; encoded by the coding sequence ATGTCTGATCTTGAATTTACTAAAATATTGTTAGTTGAGGATAATCCGGCAGATATTCGTCTCTTTAAAGAAGCATTTAAAGAATCAAACTTTCAAAATGAATTTTATTCAGTTAAAAATAGCAGTGATGCCAATAATTTCTTAAATCGTCAGGAAAAATATACTAATGTCCCTAAACCGGATATAATATTACTTGATATCAATATACCTCCAACTGGAGGTTTTGATGTTTTAAAAAAAGTTAAAACAAATGATCATCTCAAATTAATCCCCGTGATAATCATTTCAGCATCCCGAAATGAAAGAGATATGTTATGTGCATATCACTATCATGCAAATGCGTTCATCGTCAAACCAAGCGACTATAATTCATTTATAAAGTTTTTTGACTCTCTTGGGGATTTCTGGATTAATTGGGCAAGACTGCCTGGTGAAATGGAAATTTAA
- a CDS encoding tRNA(Ile)(2)-agmatinylcytidine synthase, with amino-acid sequence MYIGIDDTDSKDGMCTTFICSVIIDELKYFGFNIIGYPRLIRLNPFAMFRTRGNGGLSFRLNVESEEDIKKVKEIVLKKVEELSELGDERTNPGVVFYQGEITDELKSYSMRVIRNIISIEEAEEFANKIGAEFFKFKKGRGIIGALAAIGCPTTDKTYELLAYRVPQNYGKERRIDHESVCQMNKATYPETFDNLDIDNCYVAIEPHTPCPILYGIRGESPDAVLNAGKMVKVYEEIAEARVFETNQHTDMHLIQIDEISDMEKLKCYIIEGTVKDFPYTREGGHVIFTLKDTSGEIPCAAYEPTKEFRDIVRELAPGDKVRVYGGIGEKGTLNIEKFEILEIAKIYETKNPLCECGKRMKSAGNGKGYKCPRCGAKLRDGTKDTVEVKRNIKKGFYEVPPSARRHLSKPLVRMI; translated from the coding sequence ATGTATATTGGTATAGATGATACAGACTCCAAAGATGGAATGTGCACTACTTTTATATGTAGTGTTATAATTGATGAACTTAAATATTTTGGTTTCAACATCATTGGCTATCCTCGTTTAATACGTCTGAATCCGTTTGCCATGTTTAGAACACGTGGAAATGGAGGTTTATCGTTCAGGTTAAATGTGGAATCAGAAGAAGATATTAAAAAAGTTAAAGAAATAGTTTTAAAAAAGGTAGAAGAACTCTCAGAACTCGGCGATGAAAGAACCAATCCTGGTGTTGTATTTTATCAAGGTGAAATTACAGATGAGCTTAAATCTTATTCTATGAGAGTCATAAGGAATATAATATCTATTGAAGAAGCTGAAGAATTTGCAAATAAAATAGGGGCCGAATTCTTCAAATTTAAAAAAGGCAGGGGTATAATTGGTGCACTTGCAGCTATAGGATGCCCTACTACTGATAAAACCTATGAATTACTTGCATATAGAGTGCCTCAAAATTATGGAAAAGAAAGACGGATCGATCATGAATCTGTTTGTCAGATGAATAAAGCAACTTACCCTGAGACTTTCGATAATTTAGATATTGACAACTGCTATGTTGCAATTGAACCTCATACACCCTGTCCTATCTTATATGGAATACGCGGCGAAAGCCCAGATGCAGTCTTAAATGCAGGCAAAATGGTAAAAGTTTATGAAGAAATTGCAGAAGCCAGAGTATTTGAAACAAACCAGCACACAGATATGCATCTTATACAAATCGATGAAATTTCCGACATGGAGAAGCTCAAATGCTACATCATAGAAGGAACTGTTAAAGACTTCCCTTACACTAGAGAAGGGGGCCATGTTATATTTACTTTAAAAGATACATCTGGTGAAATTCCATGTGCTGCCTATGAGCCCACCAAAGAGTTTAGAGATATTGTACGGGAATTAGCCCCTGGCGATAAAGTAAGGGTATATGGTGGAATTGGAGAGAAAGGAACATTGAACATAGAAAAATTCGAGATTCTAGAAATTGCAAAGATTTATGAAACTAAAAACCCCCTTTGTGAATGTGGAAAACGTATGAAATCTGCAGGAAATGGAAAAGGTTATAAATGCCCCAGATGTGGTGCGAAATTACGAGACGGCACTAAAGATACTGTTGAAGTAAAAAGGAATATTAAAAAAGGATTCTATGAAGTACCTCCTTCTGCAAGGAGACATTTAAGTAAACCACTTGTAAGAATGATATAA
- a CDS encoding transcriptional regulator, with protein MQRDHILREINELLANHNFETSHIYDRSCFDMVARKRLLLLLLKVLINIDSFTGQQAEEIKKLASTFLASPLVVGLKSKYEYLEEDVVYERHGIPVIAPETLRNMITEEIYPEVFADRGGYFVQIDGEAVKEARERENLSLKELADKAHVSRETIYKYERGQVRASPETVITLETILNMKITLSVDLFKVPEAEKEVITEKTPKELIKLGFGIIPTSKTPFDALTTSDPQLKEKIAMMTNMEKNRNQKILEKMAVNVKDLAGVTGTDAVFILKNKKPLSCIEGVPAVHSWEMSEMESRGEFLKIIRERKEECN; from the coding sequence ATGCAAAGGGATCATATCTTAAGAGAAATAAACGAACTTTTAGCAAACCATAATTTTGAAACTTCTCACATATATGATAGAAGTTGTTTTGATATGGTCGCTCGAAAAAGATTGTTGTTGCTATTACTTAAAGTTTTAATCAATATAGATTCTTTTACCGGGCAGCAGGCAGAAGAAATAAAGAAGTTAGCAAGCACTTTTCTAGCATCTCCTCTAGTTGTGGGATTAAAATCTAAATACGAATATTTGGAAGAGGATGTTGTCTATGAAAGACATGGAATACCTGTAATTGCTCCCGAAACCCTGCGGAATATGATTACAGAAGAAATTTATCCTGAAGTATTTGCAGACCGCGGGGGATACTTCGTTCAGATAGATGGTGAAGCTGTTAAAGAAGCTAGAGAAAGAGAAAACCTTTCCCTCAAAGAACTAGCAGATAAAGCCCACGTTTCACGTGAAACTATATATAAATATGAGCGTGGACAGGTTAGGGCATCCCCTGAAACTGTGATAACCCTTGAAACTATTTTAAACATGAAAATCACACTTTCAGTTGATCTCTTTAAAGTTCCAGAAGCTGAAAAAGAGGTCATCACCGAAAAAACACCAAAAGAGTTAATTAAATTAGGTTTTGGAATTATTCCGACCAGTAAAACTCCTTTCGACGCACTCACAACCAGTGACCCTCAATTAAAGGAAAAGATCGCCATGATGACCAATATGGAAAAAAACAGGAACCAAAAGATTCTGGAAAAAATGGCGGTAAATGTTAAAGACCTTGCAGGTGTAACTGGAACAGATGCAGTATTCATCTTAAAGAATAAAAAACCTTTAAGCTGTATTGAAGGTGTCCCAGCCGTTCACAGCTGGGAAATGAGCGAAATGGAAAGCCGCGGTGAATTCTTGAAGATCATCAGAGAGCGGAAAGAAGAATGTAACTAA
- a CDS encoding aldo-keto reductase family protein, with protein sequence MFEGTITINDREIPRTLLGTSPFIGAAHFGHRSRLYQLDLYDKPENILKILKKSHELGITGIQLIPYEPVVKAINWAADEGYDFNIVGTVRLDCENEDIELLSRLGASAMILHDTATDSLNYDFLAEKLEDIKETGTVPGLTTRKPFNTTRNLLESPILDLFDIYMVPVNKLGYLMDTDVFIAKERAEFRDIIIKLNKTIIAMQTMAAGILTPGDAFDFLKTLDYVDLMTVGIASEAEAEETFGLLKNK encoded by the coding sequence ATGTTTGAGGGAACTATTACAATCAACGACAGGGAAATACCAAGAACCCTTCTTGGAACTTCCCCATTTATAGGGGCAGCTCATTTTGGGCATAGATCCAGATTATACCAGTTAGACCTTTATGACAAACCAGAAAATATACTTAAAATACTTAAAAAATCACATGAACTTGGAATTACAGGTATTCAGCTTATACCTTATGAACCTGTAGTAAAAGCCATTAACTGGGCCGCAGATGAAGGTTATGATTTTAATATTGTTGGAACTGTAAGACTTGACTGTGAAAATGAAGATATAGAACTTCTATCCCGGCTTGGAGCAAGCGCTATGATTCTTCATGATACAGCTACTGACAGTTTGAATTACGATTTTTTAGCTGAAAAACTTGAAGATATCAAAGAGACAGGGACTGTTCCAGGGCTTACAACACGCAAGCCTTTCAATACAACAAGAAATCTTTTAGAATCACCTATACTAGACTTATTTGATATTTATATGGTCCCAGTAAATAAACTGGGATATTTAATGGATACTGACGTGTTTATAGCTAAAGAGCGTGCTGAATTTAGAGATATAATCATTAAATTAAATAAAACAATCATTGCAATGCAGACTATGGCTGCGGGAATACTTACTCCTGGTGATGCCTTTGACTTCTTGAAAACACTGGATTATGTTGATTTAATGACTGTGGGAATTGCCTCTGAAGCTGAAGCTGAAGAGACTTTTGGCCTGCTTAAAAACAAGTAG
- a CDS encoding heavy metal-binding domain-containing protein: MDVNEFIVVSSNYVPGYKAVKTHGFVYGLTVRSRGLGGQIGAGLRSMFGGEIKEYVKMMEDTRDEALRRMIRHAQSMGANAVISVRFDSNDISDVMQEILAYGTAVTVEKE; the protein is encoded by the coding sequence ATGGATGTAAATGAATTCATTGTGGTAAGTTCAAACTACGTACCTGGATACAAAGCTGTTAAAACTCACGGTTTTGTATATGGACTAACTGTAAGAAGTAGAGGTCTTGGCGGACAAATAGGTGCTGGACTGCGTTCCATGTTTGGTGGGGAAATAAAAGAATATGTTAAAATGATGGAAGATACAAGAGATGAAGCTTTACGCAGAATGATACGTCATGCACAATCAATGGGAGCCAATGCTGTAATAAGTGTGCGTTTTGATTCAAATGACATTTCAGACGTGATGCAGGAAATTTTAGCCTACGGAACTGCAGTAACAGTGGAAAAGGAGTAA
- a CDS encoding alpha,alpha-trehalose-phosphate synthase (UDP-forming) — protein sequence MNISTSDKCIKKFLEDKNLIIASNRGPIEFFYDVKCRIEMKIGAGGIVPTLLPFMEKTGGTWVASAMTNADMEMAGRFPENRIPFPLEKPKLNVQFIMLDKEKYYEFYNSFHNPFLWFIHHYLWNLTYTPEIDDSLHHAWQSYQYVNQKFAEKIIKEVNSSNKEPLIMLQDTHLQTCPTYIREKFDDIFLSQFIHIPWPHPDYFNIYPRYISKAIIEGLLSNNHLGFHTKKYVKNFLMTCEKYAEEVDFKNNIVHYNGRETFVKNYPISVDIKKLNEFAKSNEVLKQEQYVKKIKGNNFLIYRTERTDPSKNIIRGFKAYDLFFQKHPEFKGKVTFFITGVTTRENVKEYADYKTNVNNIITEINEKYSKNGWKPIVPHFDAEYSLVTAALKNYDCLLINSINDGMNIVPKEGSTLNENNGVLIISETTGAYDELKENAININALDITETADAIYKAVTMKHDQRKKRLNGLKNTIYHYDVYKWMGEQFNDIQKLF from the coding sequence ATTAACATATCAACTTCAGATAAGTGCATAAAAAAGTTTCTTGAGGATAAAAATTTAATCATAGCATCCAATCGAGGACCTATAGAATTTTTTTATGATGTTAAATGCAGAATAGAGATGAAAATAGGGGCAGGAGGAATAGTTCCTACTTTACTTCCATTTATGGAGAAAACAGGGGGTACATGGGTTGCAAGTGCCATGACCAATGCAGATATGGAAATGGCTGGCAGATTTCCAGAAAATAGAATACCCTTTCCCTTAGAAAAGCCAAAGTTGAATGTTCAATTTATTATGTTAGACAAAGAAAAATACTATGAATTCTATAATTCTTTTCATAACCCATTTTTATGGTTTATACACCACTATTTATGGAATTTAACCTATACTCCTGAAATTGATGACAGCTTACATCATGCCTGGCAGAGCTATCAATATGTAAACCAGAAATTTGCAGAAAAAATAATTAAAGAAGTGAATTCATCAAATAAAGAACCTTTAATAATGCTTCAAGATACCCATCTGCAAACATGTCCAACATATATCCGTGAAAAGTTTGATGATATTTTTTTGAGTCAGTTCATACACATTCCATGGCCCCATCCAGATTATTTTAATATATATCCACGATACATTAGTAAAGCCATTATAGAAGGGCTTTTATCTAATAATCACCTTGGTTTTCATACTAAAAAATATGTTAAGAATTTTCTCATGACATGTGAAAAATATGCGGAGGAAGTAGACTTTAAAAATAATATAGTGCATTATAATGGCCGTGAGACCTTTGTAAAGAACTATCCTATTTCTGTAGACATTAAAAAGCTAAATGAATTTGCAAAATCCAATGAAGTTTTAAAACAGGAGCAGTATGTAAAAAAAATCAAGGGAAATAACTTTTTAATTTACAGAACTGAAAGAACGGATCCCAGTAAAAATATTATAAGAGGTTTTAAAGCATATGACCTTTTTTTCCAAAAGCACCCCGAATTTAAAGGCAAAGTCACATTTTTCATAACTGGGGTGACAACCAGAGAGAACGTGAAAGAATACGCGGATTATAAAACTAATGTAAATAATATAATCACTGAAATCAATGAAAAATATTCTAAAAATGGGTGGAAACCTATAGTTCCTCATTTTGATGCTGAATATTCACTTGTAACTGCTGCACTTAAAAACTATGACTGCCTTTTAATAAATTCAATTAATGATGGAATGAACATCGTCCCTAAAGAAGGGAGCACTTTAAATGAAAATAATGGTGTTTTAATAATATCTGAAACCACAGGAGCTTACGATGAACTTAAAGAAAATGCAATTAATATAAATGCACTTGATATTACAGAAACAGCTGATGCCATTTATAAAGCCGTTACAATGAAACATGACCAACGTAAAAAGCGTTTAAATGGACTTAAAAATACTATCTATCACTATGATGTATATAAATGGATGGGAGAACAGTTCAACGATATTCAAAAACTATTTTAA